The Gracilimonas sediminicola sequence TGAATTGGAGTTCGTACCAAGCAGCAACGGCTTGTTCATGATGTACAATAAGAAAACAGCAATCACCGGCAATGTGATTCCATTGGCAATCTGGGCAAATTCAATGAGCTTTACCGGGTTAATGCTGAAAGCGGAGAATATCATCCCTGTGAACAGCACCAGCATCCAAACCACTCTGAACTTGAGGTCTTTGAGATCATCCTTCCAGCCAAACATTCCCTTAGCTGCATAGGCAGCTGCAAGAGGAGCGGTAACGGCAGAGGTTATACCCGCTGCAAACAGCCCGATCCCCATAAACGACTTCGCCCAACTACCCAGCAGCGGTTCTAACTGTCCGGCCATATCGGCTGCGCTGTTTATTTCGGCGAGAGATCCATCAGCGGCGGCAGCACTGGTTATGACGATACACATGGAAATCAATCCGCCTAAAACAATCCCGACTGCATTTTCGACCCTCATCTCCGACAGCTGAGCATAGCTCGAATACCGTTCCTGAACCGTTGATGCATGCAAAAAGAGGTTGTATGGAACCACTGTAGTCCCTATTAATGCTATCACCGTTAGAAGCTCATCGGGAGAAGCGGTTGGAATGAAAAGTCCTTTAATGATGGCGGTAACATCCGGCTGAATAACTATTGCCGTAGTCACAAAAACGATACTCATGATTCCCACCAGGGCGGTCATCACATTTACAATCCGCTTAAAATTTCCGGAGTACAATAACAGGAAAGCAACGGCTCCAATAACCAGTGAGCTAAGCCGGATTACAGACCCATCCACCGTTACATCAAGTCCGGCAAAAAGCTCCTCCCAGCCCAATTCCGCTCCGGAAATATTTCCCCCTTCATACGCTATATTGCCAATCACAATGGCACTGAAAACCAGGATTATGGCCGATATTCTGATCACCGGATTTCCCAGCTGCTCCCGAATGGCTTCTCCAAATCCTTTGCGGGTAATGATACCCAAACGTCCGGTCATCTCCTGCAGAACAATAGTAGCTATCACAGAGAAAAGCAGTGCCCATAACAGTACATATCCCGACCTGACGCCTGCCAAAGTACAAACGGTGACCGTTCCCGGGCCAATAAATGCGGCAGCAACCAGTGTGCTGGGACCAAAGTACTTTCTAAGCGGGTTGTTCATGTTTTGTATATAGTATCTAAGTAAGAAAATCCCAAACGGATTTACGCTTCTAAACAATAGGAAATTTGAATTATTTTGATAAAACTATAAACATTCGATCAATAATTTGTGTTAAGTCTGTAATTAGTAAATCAAAATTTTCTCATAACTATGGATGGCAAATACAAAGCTAATATCCGCCCCGGAATGCAGGTAGGTATTGTGCTTAAGAAAGACCAACGCAGTGGTAAAATCACAAATGGTGAAGTCCAGAATATCTTAACGAATTCGGCAACACACCCTCATGGCATAAAAGTCAGATTAACGGATGGCCAGGTTGGGCGCGTGAAAAAGCTCCTGTAAATGTTATGAACATAGAGGATTTTTCGGAGCACACATTCGATTTTGGGGAAGATTACGAAGGTAGGGTAATCGCCACGCTGGTGGCATCTCCAAATCATGATGCCTCCCGCCCGTCTGTTTTATACATTCATGGATTGAGCGACTATTTTTTCCAGGTTCATGTGGCAGAAGCTTTTCATGAACAAGGGTACAATTTTTACGACCTCGACTTGAGAAAACACGGGCGCTCCTTGCTTCCTCACCAAACCCCGAATTACTGCCGGTCAGTAAAAGAATATTTCCCGGAAATTGATCGCGCTCTGGAATTCATCCAATCTGAAAATGATGGAGATATCATTCTTCTGGGTCATTCAACGGGGGCTCTTACCGGAAGCCTCTACCTGAATAAAGGAGAAAATCGAGATTATATAGATAAGCTGATTATGAACTCTCCTTTCCTGCAGTTCAATCTCAATCCCTGGAAACGGGCTATTTTGTTACCTGCCGCACGGGTGATTTCAACATTCAAACCCTATGCCTCCCTGAAAAAACCGTTTTCACATTTATATGGAGCCAGTATTTCCAGCGAGAAGCATGGGGAATGGGATTATAATACCGACTGGAAACCATTACTGGGGTTTCCGGCCTACCTGAAGTGGGTAGCAGCCATGCATGAAGCTCAAAAAAAGCTGCACCAGAGATCCGACATCGAAATTCCCATTCTGATTCTTCACTCGGATAAGTCGAGCCGCAATCAAAACTGGAATGAAAACATCCTGAAGACGGATATGGTGCTGAACGTGGAGCACATGAAAACCTATGGCAAGAAATTAGGCCCGAATGTTGCCCTTGCTGAAATCCCCGGAGCAATGCATGATGTTTTCCTTTCCAGGAAAAAAGTGCGGAAGCTGGCTTTTAGAAAAATGTTTGATTGGCTCAGTAATATTGAAAGCGAGTAACACCCTTTCCGCTTGCAAATCTCCAAAAAATCCTTTTATTACAGCAACAGCCAATTGTAATTAAGGGAGGTACGCATTATGCAGGTAAAAGAGATTCTAAACCAAAAAGGAAGAGACATTTTTTCCGTAACGCCGGATTCAACCGTGTATGACGCCATCGCAAAAATGGCGGAATATAATGTCGGAGCATTACTGGTGATGGAAAATTCTAACCTGAAAGGGATTATTTCAGAGCGCGATTACAGGAACAGGGTGATTCTCGAGGGGCGAACTTCCAAGACGACTGAAGTGCAGGAAATCATGACCAAGGATGTTATTCGCGTTCAACCTACTGACACTGTAAACCTGTGCATGCAGCTGATGACGGAGAAGAAAATACGCCACCTGCCCGTTGTTGATGACGAACAAGTAGTCGGGGTGATTTCAATCGGTGATGTTGTCAAAACCGTGATTGCCCATCAGAAATCAGAAATCGATTCCCTTCGGAATTACATAGGTGGCGGTTATCCCACTTAGCCAATAAACTGATCACTTCTCTGCTTATACCCCTCATTTTTAAACACCGATTTGTATGGCATCTAACAATCATGTTGAATGATCGGTAGTTATGTGTAGTTTCACTGTCAACCTTCAATTAATTCTTAACTATGCTTCGTACCGTTCTTACTTCCATTCTTTTAGGACTGTTTATTTTCTCTACAGCCTTTGCTCAGCTAAACAGCACTCCAGACCGAATAGAAACCGATGAAGGGGAGCTGGTTATTCACCCCATTTTGCACGGAACTGTGATATTTGAGTGGAATGGACAAACGGTGTATATGGATCCCTGGGGCCAAGCCGGTTTATATGAAAACAAGCCTGCTCCTGATGTCATCCTTATCACTCACCCGCACGGCGATCACCTGAGCCCCGAAACTCTGGCAAGCCTCGATACTGAGAATACTACTTTCTATGTTCCACAAGCTGTGGCCGATCAAATGCCGGAGGAATACCTGGATCAAACAACGGTAATTGCCAATGGCGAAACTATGGAGTATGAAGGCATCACCATTCGAGCGGTTCCCATGTATAATCTTCCCGAAGAAGGTGCACGCCATGCTAAAGGCTGGGGAAACGGCTATGTGCTCACTATGGGTGGGAAAGATGTGTACGTATCCGGTGATACAGAAGGAATTCCGGAAATGCGAAACCTGGAGGGCATTGACATCGCTTTTGTGTGCATGAACCTGCCGTACACCATGGATATTAACCAGGCCTCCGATGCCGTTTTGGATTTTGAACCGGCAATTGTGTATCCCTATCACCACCGGGGACAGGATATTCAGGAATTCAAAAAGCTGGTGGATGCAGGTAACAAGGATATCGAAGTACGTCTGAAGAACTGGTATCCAAGGTAGGGTTTAACATCTGTTGAGCGGAACTCCTACCTTCCCTCAAAAAGAATTATGCAGTGTACCCTCTGCTCATCTGAAACCAAACCATTTTATCATTACGAGAATGAAGACCGGCAGTATCACCGATGCACCAACTGCAGGGCGGTTCTCATGGATACCGATGATTACCCAACTCCTGAAGAAGAGATATTCAGGTATGAAAGTCATGATAATGACGTAGAAGATCCCCGGTATCAGGAGTTTGTGTCACCGCTGGTGGAAAAGATTATGGAGAGGTTCCCCCCCGATTCACTTGGCTTGGATTTTGGTTCCGGAACCGGGCCCGTTATCACCAAAATGCTTACCGATCAGGGATATTCCATCAACACGTTCGACCCTTTCTTTGATAACAACCCGGACGTTCTGGAGTTGGACTACGACTATATCGTCAGTTGCGAGGTAATGGAGCATTTTCATCATCCTCATAAGGAATTCACAAAACTGAGAAGCATGTTAAACCCGGGCGGTGCTCTCTTTCTGAAAACCGATATCTATACCGATGACATCGACTTCCACAGCTGGTATTACAAAAGTGATGAAACCCACGTCATCTTTTACCACCCGGATACACTCAACTGGATGAAATCTGAATTTGGATTCAGCCGGTTAGACCTTGATGGAAGGCATATTACCTTCCTGATTTAGGACTTTTCCCCACACTTTTTCCCATAGTAGAAAATCACCCTTTTTTTATGCAAATTAGTTCCAATCCTATGGGGCTTTTGGGTTTATAGAAAAAGGGGTACCAAAGCTTCTCTAACTACTAATGAAATGCTATGAAAAAGTTATTACTTGTATTGGGGGCTCTGTTTCTAATTGTGATCGTCGGAGTGGCTGGTTTATTGATTTATGTCTCTACTGCTCTCCCGAGTGTTGGTCCGGCACCGGATATTCAAATTGAACAGACTGCAGAACGAATTGAACGAGGACGTCATCTTGCCAATAACGTAATGGTTTGCACCCATTGCCACTCTCCACAAGAAAAAACCAAGTTTTCTCATCCGCTTGATCGAAACATGTTTGCTGCCGGTGGAACCCGTTTTGGTCCTGAGGAAGGTTTTCCGGGAAATTATTATGCACCAAACCTGACCCCTGCCTACCTCGGCAACTGGACCGATGGGGAAATTTACCGGGCAGTGACTGAAGGTGTCAGCAAAGACGGAAGAGCGTTATTTCCGATTATGCCTTATCCGAATTATGCCCAAATGAGTAAGGAAGATGTGTATTCAGTTATAGCATACTTGCGAACGTTGGAGCCGATTGAAAATGAAGTGCCTGCTTCGGAATCATTTTTCCCTATGAATTTCATCATCAATACTATACCTGCTGAGACTGAACTTTCGGATGAAGAGCCGGTCACAACCGATCCCGTAAGCTGGGGTAAATACCTGGTAACTGCTGCAAGCTGTATGGATTGCCACACTCCAATGGAGCAAGGAGCTCCTATTCCGGGCATGACCCTTGCCGGGGGCATGGAATTTCCAATGGAAGACGGCAGTATTGTCAGGACGGCGAACATTACTCCGGATATTGAAACAGGTATAGGAACATGGACCGAGGAGCAGTTTGTAAATCGCTTTAAGGAGTATGCCGATTCTACCTTTGAGTATCATGAAGTTGCAAACGGGGAATTTAACACAGCCATGCCATGGACGATGTACGCTCAAATGTCGGAAGAGGAGCTTAAAGCCATTTATGCTTACCTGGGCACAGCAGAACCGGTTCAACATTTAGTAACAGTGTTTACACCTGTCGGAGACTAACCATCAGACCGTTTACCAAGAGGTTCAGGCTTGTCCTGAACCCTTTTAATTTCCAAGCAGATTAAAACTGCCTACGTAGTAATTCGGATCAACAGTAAGAGTGTATGACTCATCGGATTCCAGGGCTACAGTCTTCCAGCCGGTGCCGGGCTGCAGTCTCAGCTTTTCTCCGTTCAATATTACATCTACAGGAAGGTTAAATCCATCTATTGCATTTCCCCATCTGTACAGCAGCGTGTTATTTCTGAATGCATACTCAAGTGTTGGAATGCGAATATCCCGTAAGTACTGATCAAAAACCGGATCTAAATCCCTGCCTAATTTATCACTGATGTAGTTTTCTATTTGGGTGGTTGTTACGGTTTGATGAAAGAATTCCCGGTTCAACCCCCGTAAGGTTTCCCGCCACAGAGAATCATTGTCTGCCACTTGTCGCAACGTATGCAGCAGATTACCGCCTTTGTTATACATATCACTCGACCCTTCATGATGCACCCCGTAAACCCCAATTAATGGACTGTTATTTTGAATTCCGAGCCTGAGTCCTTGCACATATTCATTGGCCGCCTGTTCGCCATAATGATAATCCAGATACAGGCTTTCGGAATAATTGGTGAATCCTTCGTGTATCCACATGTCAGCTACATCGGCATAGGTAATGTTATTGGCAAACCACTCATGGCCGGTTTCGTGGATAATGATGAAGTCGAATTTCAGTCCCCAACCCGAACCACTTAAATCCCTGCCCAAATATCCGTTCTGATATTTATTTCCATAGGTAACTGAACTCTGATGTTCCATCCCCAGGTAGGGTACTTCCACCAGCTTAAATCCATCCTCATAAAACGGGTACGGGCCGAACCAATATTCAAAGGCATCCATCATAGGCTTAACCTGCCTGAACTGTTCTTTTGCTTTCTCCAGGTTTTCCCGGAGTACATAATAATCCAGATCAAGTATGCCCTTCTCCCCTTCGTACTCTTCCCCGAAATGCACATAGTCGCCAATATTAATATTCACCCCATAGCTGTTGATGGGATTAGACACAAACCAATGCCAGGTTTTTGTGCCGTTTTGATGTTCATCAACCCCTCGCAATCTTCCGTTTGAAACATCCATCAGAGAATCAGGGGCATTTACACTGATCAGCAAGCTGTCCACTTCATCATAGGGATGATCTTTATTTGGCCACCAGATACTGGCTCCGATACCCTGATTGGAAGTGGCCACGAATGGCCGGCCATTACTGTCTTGGGTCCAGGTAAAACCTCCATCCCACGGTGGACGAACAGCAACTTTAGGTTTTCCTGAAAAGTGAACAACCAGTTCATTAACATCCCCGGTCTTTTGCTTTTTTGTAAGCGTTATAAAAAAGGCATTTCCATCCCGGCGGTAGTCCAGCGCTTCTCCATTCTGCGTTACCTTGGTGATATTCATCGGCGACTGAAGGTCAATCTGCATGGTTTGATAAGGCTTCAGCACTTTATACTGAACCACGTTCGATCCTGAGATTGAACTGTCCGGGATGTTCACCTCAACGTTTAAGTGATAATAAGTCAAGTCCCACCATTCCCTTTCTTTTGTAATAGAACCCCTGAGGCTATCCTGATGGGTGAACTCAGTTTGCGGGGCAAAAATCTGGGCATTCATATCCGAAAATCCGGACGCAATAGTCAGTGAAAAAACAAGTGCTAAAATTCTGAACGTTTTCAAATTCATATCCTTTATGATATCGAATGGAGTATTTTGTACGCTATCCAACATTTAATATTTTTTAGTTGCTGTGCTTAGGTCAATGATTTAATGAAATTAGCCTAACAAACAGCGTTTGCAATAGCGTCTCAGCCTTTTATCTTATGGTGGTTCATCCACAGGATTTTT is a genomic window containing:
- a CDS encoding Nramp family divalent metal transporter — translated: MNNPLRKYFGPSTLVAAAFIGPGTVTVCTLAGVRSGYVLLWALLFSVIATIVLQEMTGRLGIITRKGFGEAIREQLGNPVIRISAIILVFSAIVIGNIAYEGGNISGAELGWEELFAGLDVTVDGSVIRLSSLVIGAVAFLLLYSGNFKRIVNVMTALVGIMSIVFVTTAIVIQPDVTAIIKGLFIPTASPDELLTVIALIGTTVVPYNLFLHASTVQERYSSYAQLSEMRVENAVGIVLGGLISMCIVITSAAAADGSLAEINSAADMAGQLEPLLGSWAKSFMGIGLFAAGITSAVTAPLAAAYAAKGMFGWKDDLKDLKFRVVWMLVLFTGMIFSAFSINPVKLIEFAQIANGITLPVIAVFLLYIMNKPLLLGTNSNSTRQNILGVVVILVTILVGFRSLNSVFNFF
- a CDS encoding YwbE family protein, encoding MDGKYKANIRPGMQVGIVLKKDQRSGKITNGEVQNILTNSATHPHGIKVRLTDGQVGRVKKLL
- a CDS encoding alpha/beta hydrolase — its product is MNIEDFSEHTFDFGEDYEGRVIATLVASPNHDASRPSVLYIHGLSDYFFQVHVAEAFHEQGYNFYDLDLRKHGRSLLPHQTPNYCRSVKEYFPEIDRALEFIQSENDGDIILLGHSTGALTGSLYLNKGENRDYIDKLIMNSPFLQFNLNPWKRAILLPAARVISTFKPYASLKKPFSHLYGASISSEKHGEWDYNTDWKPLLGFPAYLKWVAAMHEAQKKLHQRSDIEIPILILHSDKSSRNQNWNENILKTDMVLNVEHMKTYGKKLGPNVALAEIPGAMHDVFLSRKKVRKLAFRKMFDWLSNIESE
- a CDS encoding CBS domain-containing protein; the encoded protein is MQVKEILNQKGRDIFSVTPDSTVYDAIAKMAEYNVGALLVMENSNLKGIISERDYRNRVILEGRTSKTTEVQEIMTKDVIRVQPTDTVNLCMQLMTEKKIRHLPVVDDEQVVGVISIGDVVKTVIAHQKSEIDSLRNYIGGGYPT
- a CDS encoding MBL fold metallo-hydrolase, with product MLRTVLTSILLGLFIFSTAFAQLNSTPDRIETDEGELVIHPILHGTVIFEWNGQTVYMDPWGQAGLYENKPAPDVILITHPHGDHLSPETLASLDTENTTFYVPQAVADQMPEEYLDQTTVIANGETMEYEGITIRAVPMYNLPEEGARHAKGWGNGYVLTMGGKDVYVSGDTEGIPEMRNLEGIDIAFVCMNLPYTMDINQASDAVLDFEPAIVYPYHHRGQDIQEFKKLVDAGNKDIEVRLKNWYPR
- a CDS encoding class I SAM-dependent methyltransferase codes for the protein MQCTLCSSETKPFYHYENEDRQYHRCTNCRAVLMDTDDYPTPEEEIFRYESHDNDVEDPRYQEFVSPLVEKIMERFPPDSLGLDFGSGTGPVITKMLTDQGYSINTFDPFFDNNPDVLELDYDYIVSCEVMEHFHHPHKEFTKLRSMLNPGGALFLKTDIYTDDIDFHSWYYKSDETHVIFYHPDTLNWMKSEFGFSRLDLDGRHITFLI
- a CDS encoding c-type cytochrome, with translation MKKLLLVLGALFLIVIVGVAGLLIYVSTALPSVGPAPDIQIEQTAERIERGRHLANNVMVCTHCHSPQEKTKFSHPLDRNMFAAGGTRFGPEEGFPGNYYAPNLTPAYLGNWTDGEIYRAVTEGVSKDGRALFPIMPYPNYAQMSKEDVYSVIAYLRTLEPIENEVPASESFFPMNFIINTIPAETELSDEEPVTTDPVSWGKYLVTAASCMDCHTPMEQGAPIPGMTLAGGMEFPMEDGSIVRTANITPDIETGIGTWTEEQFVNRFKEYADSTFEYHEVANGEFNTAMPWTMYAQMSEEELKAIYAYLGTAEPVQHLVTVFTPVGD
- a CDS encoding M1 family metallopeptidase; this encodes MNLKTFRILALVFSLTIASGFSDMNAQIFAPQTEFTHQDSLRGSITKEREWWDLTYYHLNVEVNIPDSSISGSNVVQYKVLKPYQTMQIDLQSPMNITKVTQNGEALDYRRDGNAFFITLTKKQKTGDVNELVVHFSGKPKVAVRPPWDGGFTWTQDSNGRPFVATSNQGIGASIWWPNKDHPYDEVDSLLISVNAPDSLMDVSNGRLRGVDEHQNGTKTWHWFVSNPINSYGVNINIGDYVHFGEEYEGEKGILDLDYYVLRENLEKAKEQFRQVKPMMDAFEYWFGPYPFYEDGFKLVEVPYLGMEHQSSVTYGNKYQNGYLGRDLSGSGWGLKFDFIIIHETGHEWFANNITYADVADMWIHEGFTNYSESLYLDYHYGEQAANEYVQGLRLGIQNNSPLIGVYGVHHEGSSDMYNKGGNLLHTLRQVADNDSLWRETLRGLNREFFHQTVTTTQIENYISDKLGRDLDPVFDQYLRDIRIPTLEYAFRNNTLLYRWGNAIDGFNLPVDVILNGEKLRLQPGTGWKTVALESDESYTLTVDPNYYVGSFNLLGN